In the Paenibacillus pabuli genome, one interval contains:
- a CDS encoding VOC family protein produces the protein MKIINHFIPVFTEQLESTVAYYESLANRPMDRTWDIPEAGLSLATVYPYVIVSGSPEAMKPARSLRAVVYVDSMNELKEELKKQNTLIIRDQYGPIGPSIFVQHPDGSFIEYVEPAQATL, from the coding sequence ATGAAAATCATTAATCATTTTATCCCCGTTTTTACTGAGCAACTGGAATCAACCGTTGCTTATTATGAGTCGCTTGCTAACCGACCTATGGATCGCACTTGGGATATTCCCGAAGCTGGCTTATCTTTAGCCACTGTATACCCATACGTTATTGTTTCTGGAAGTCCCGAGGCCATGAAGCCTGCTAGATCACTCCGTGCTGTGGTGTATGTTGATTCCATGAACGAATTGAAGGAAGAATTAAAAAAACAAAATACCCTTATTATAAGGGATCAGTATGGTCCTATTGGTCCAAGCATTTTTGTTCAACATCCCGATGGTAGTTTTATTGAATATGTAGAGCCTGCGCAAGCTACTCTTTGA
- a CDS encoding Rrf2 family transcriptional regulator has protein sequence MKQISSRFSMAVHILSMITLDPIYSTGDRIARSINSNPVVIRRIMAQLKKAGYIETKPGVAGASLLVSPDRLTLLDIFQAVESVEGNQLFNFHKDTDPNCSVGMNIESVLLPQLSNAQKAMEHELASVSLAQIVEQIRMKANAK, from the coding sequence ATGAAACAAATAAGCAGTCGCTTTTCGATGGCAGTCCATATTCTCTCCATGATCACGCTGGACCCCATATATAGTACAGGCGATCGGATTGCCCGCAGCATCAATAGTAATCCTGTTGTAATTAGAAGGATTATGGCCCAGCTCAAAAAAGCCGGGTATATTGAAACAAAACCAGGAGTTGCGGGAGCATCTCTTCTGGTATCTCCTGATAGGTTAACCCTACTGGATATCTTTCAAGCGGTCGAATCCGTAGAAGGAAATCAGCTTTTCAATTTTCACAAGGATACTGACCCCAATTGTTCGGTAGGAATGAACATTGAATCGGTTCTATTACCCCAACTCTCTAATGCGCAGAAGGCCATGGAGCATGAACTGGCTTCTGTTTCCTTAGCTCAGATTGTGGAGCAAATACGGATGAAAGCAAATGCAAAATAA
- a CDS encoding cytochrome ubiquinol oxidase subunit I has product MDIDTVLWSRLVTGMTLGFHVIFATLGVGVPLMIAIAEFIGIRKKDPHYILMAKRWSRGFVISVAVGVVTGTAISLQLALVWPNFMKLAGNVIALPLFMEVFAFFFEAIFLGIYLYTWDRFKNPYKHWLLTIPIVAGAGMSAVFITTVNGFMNQPGGFTMEGGVFTAVDPMQAMLNTATFSKVFHVLSSAYLTGAALLAGIAAFTILRKGVTGYHKKALNLMMAVVMVFGLLNTLAGDVSAKFLAEHQPEKLAAAEWHFETESGADLILLGWLNAEHEIIGALHLPKLLSFLAYGDFNAEVTGLDEFPLDEQPPLLVHYLFDLMAGIGFALLGISLLYFLFVFWKKRNELNKWLLRVIALSAPLAFLGVELGWFYAELGRQPWILRGYMRVEEAATTSPSVRILFFLFLLLYIVLGTVCVLVLRRLFNNNPVETEMEKWKQHAGDKTTTKGGHS; this is encoded by the coding sequence ATGGACATTGATACAGTGCTGTGGAGCAGGCTGGTGACAGGAATGACATTGGGGTTTCACGTTATTTTCGCGACCTTAGGTGTTGGTGTTCCACTAATGATCGCGATTGCCGAGTTCATCGGTATCCGCAAGAAAGACCCCCACTACATACTGATGGCCAAAAGGTGGTCGCGAGGGTTTGTCATTTCCGTTGCCGTTGGGGTTGTGACAGGCACGGCGATTTCACTGCAGCTGGCCTTAGTGTGGCCGAATTTTATGAAGCTGGCAGGAAATGTTATTGCTCTTCCGTTATTTATGGAAGTGTTCGCATTCTTTTTTGAAGCAATTTTCCTGGGCATTTATCTGTATACGTGGGACCGGTTCAAAAATCCTTACAAGCACTGGTTGCTAACGATTCCCATTGTGGCAGGGGCAGGAATGTCTGCGGTATTTATTACGACGGTAAACGGATTCATGAACCAGCCTGGGGGATTCACCATGGAAGGAGGAGTATTCACGGCCGTTGACCCGATGCAAGCGATGCTCAATACGGCAACGTTCTCCAAGGTGTTCCATGTATTAAGCTCAGCCTATTTGACAGGAGCTGCACTGTTAGCGGGAATTGCAGCTTTTACAATCCTTCGTAAAGGTGTCACTGGATACCACAAAAAAGCATTGAATCTTATGATGGCTGTTGTTATGGTGTTTGGATTGCTCAATACGTTAGCCGGTGATGTATCTGCCAAATTTTTAGCTGAGCACCAGCCGGAAAAACTGGCTGCAGCGGAATGGCATTTTGAGACCGAAAGCGGCGCGGATTTGATTCTGTTAGGTTGGCTTAATGCCGAGCATGAAATTATTGGGGCACTTCACCTGCCTAAACTTCTCAGTTTTCTGGCTTATGGTGATTTCAATGCGGAAGTAACCGGTCTAGATGAATTTCCGCTGGATGAACAGCCACCACTTTTGGTGCATTATTTGTTTGACTTGATGGCAGGCATCGGATTCGCTTTGCTCGGCATTTCATTGTTGTATTTCCTGTTTGTATTTTGGAAAAAGAGAAATGAGCTCAACAAGTGGTTACTTCGAGTGATTGCTTTGAGCGCGCCGCTTGCTTTTCTAGGCGTTGAACTAGGTTGGTTTTACGCCGAGCTTGGACGGCAGCCATGGATCTTAAGAGGATATATGCGCGTTGAAGAGGCAGCTACGACCTCGCCAAGTGTGAGAATTCTATTTTTCCTTTTCCTTCTTCTGTACATCGTACTGGGTACCGTTTGCGTTCTCGTCCTTCGGCGCTTGTTCAACAATAATCCGGTGGAAACCGAGATGGAGAAATGGAAGCAGCATGCGGGCGATAAAACAACAACAAAGGGGGGGCACTCTTAA
- a CDS encoding cytochrome d ubiquinol oxidase subunit II, protein MNYELVGISVLWLFLYGYLIVASIDFGAGFFAFYARLTKQDHLINRLISRYLSPVWEITNVFFVFFYIGIIGFFPDTAYYYGSALIVPGSIAVILLAIRGSFYAFENYGSKKNLVYLFLYGASGLLIPASLSVALTLSEGGFIFQHGESVSLDYWALLTNPLSWSIVGLAIVSVLFISGSFLAFYASRAEDQGALKLMRTYALFWSTPTIIIALTAFIYLGQHNERHFQNMMDLWWLLALSVAFFMIAMWLLYSGRRYGLAFICIMLQFFCAFFAYGIGQYPYILDPYITIQSSVTAPSMGFALVVVFIGGMCLLIPSLFLVFRLFLFDADYVKGKK, encoded by the coding sequence ATGAATTACGAGTTGGTTGGAATATCGGTACTCTGGTTGTTTCTGTACGGATATTTAATTGTGGCTTCCATTGATTTCGGAGCAGGTTTCTTTGCCTTTTATGCCCGATTGACGAAGCAAGACCATCTGATTAATCGCTTGATTTCGCGTTATTTATCGCCCGTATGGGAGATCACCAACGTATTTTTTGTTTTCTTTTACATTGGCATAATTGGATTCTTTCCGGATACGGCGTACTACTATGGTTCGGCGCTAATTGTCCCAGGAAGCATTGCGGTCATTTTGCTCGCCATTCGCGGTTCGTTCTATGCTTTTGAAAATTATGGCTCTAAAAAAAACCTCGTATATCTGTTTTTATACGGAGCGTCGGGTTTGCTTATTCCGGCGTCGTTGTCAGTAGCCTTGACACTGTCTGAAGGTGGCTTTATCTTTCAGCACGGTGAGTCGGTTTCTCTGGATTACTGGGCGCTATTGACCAATCCGTTATCATGGAGCATTGTTGGACTGGCGATTGTGTCCGTGCTGTTCATAAGTGGATCATTTCTGGCGTTTTACGCTTCCCGAGCAGAAGATCAGGGTGCATTAAAATTGATGCGCACTTACGCACTGTTCTGGAGTACGCCGACTATTATCATCGCACTAACTGCATTTATCTATTTGGGTCAACACAATGAACGACATTTTCAAAATATGATGGATTTATGGTGGTTGCTTGCACTCTCTGTTGCTTTCTTTATGATTGCAATGTGGCTGTTATATAGCGGACGTCGCTATGGCTTAGCCTTCATATGCATTATGCTGCAATTTTTCTGCGCCTTTTTCGCTTACGGGATTGGGCAGTATCCTTATATCCTTGACCCGTATATTACGATTCAGAGCAGCGTCACTGCACCATCGATGGGCTTCGCGCTGGTTGTTGTATTCATCGGCGGAATGTGTTTGTTGATTCCTTCTCTTTTTCTGGTGTTCAGACTTTTCCTGTTTGACGCGGACTATGTAAAAGGTAAAAAGTAA